DNA from bacterium:
TGTGATCTTTTTAAGGGAATATACAATCGTGTTGTAAAGGATTATTCGAAAGAAAAACTTTCTTTTACTTTGTCAACCTATGTCGACGCGCCCGCCGGATCGGGGCTCGGAACGTCATCGACATTGGTTGTAGCTATACTTGGGGCCTTTGCGGAGTGGTTACGCTTGCCGCTAGGCGAATATGACATGGCTCATCTTGCTTTCGAGATTGAACGCAAGGACCTGGCAATGGCCGGAGGGAAACAGGACCAATATGCTGCCACGTTCGGAGGTTTTAATTTCATGGAGTTTTATGCAGCTGATAAAGTGATTGTTAACCCGCTGCGTGTCAAACAGGAATATATCAATGAGCTCGAACTCAATTTACTTTTATATTATACCGGAACGAGCCGGCTCTCGCATAAAATTATTGAATCTCAAAGAGAAAATGTTACTACAAAAAAAGGGAAATCTATCGAAGCCATGCATAAACTGCGTGAGCAAGCCATCATGATGAAAGAAGCCATTTTAAAAGGTCAAATTCAAAAAATCGGCGAAATTCTCGATTTCGGATGGCAATATAAAAAACAAATGGCGGATGAAATTACTAATAACGTTTTAGATGAAATATATGAATCTGCTATTCATTCAGGTGCAACTGGCGGTAAGATTTCCGGCGCCGGTGGCGGCGGATTCATGATGTTTTATTGTCCCAATAATTCCCGGTACCAAGTAATTGAATCACTCAAAAAATTCGGCGGCGAATTTCGCCGGTACCAATTCACTGAGAACGGCATCACGACATGGAGAGTGGGATGAATTCTATCCAAACATTAATTCAAAATTCGATTGATGTAAAACAGAAATTACTCAATAGTGACAGGCTTTTACAAATGATACAACAGGTAGTCGACGAGATTGTCTCAGCATATCGCCAGGAAAAGAAAGTACTTTTTTGCGGTAACGGCGGTAGTGCGGCCGATGCGCAACATCTGGCAGCAGAACTATCCGGACGTTTTTATTTAGATCGCCGATCGTTATTTGCAGAGGCACTGCACGTAAATACTTCATATCTGACTGCCGTTGCCAACGATTACTCGTACGATGATATCTTTTCAAGATTGACTGAAGGATTTGGGCGAAAGGGTGATGTTTTGATCGGTATTTCTACGTCAGGCAATTCAAAAAACGTGGTCAAAGCCATTGAAGCAGCGAAAAATATCGGCATGGTTACCGTAGGTTTTACCGGGGAAAAAGGTGGAAAAATGAAAGATCTATGCCATTATTTGATTAACGTTCCTTCTGACGATACTCCGCGTATTCAAGAATCGCACATCTTGGTGGGTCACATTATTTGTGAATTAGTAGAAAAAAATCTTTTCGGAAAATCATGATCCGGGAAGCTATTATTTTAGCCGGTGGAATGGGAACGCGCTTGCAATCTGTCCTTCCTGATTTGCCTAAACCCATGGCACCGATCAATGGTAAGCCGTTTTTAGAATACGTATTAAATTATCTGATCCGGCAACAAATTGAAAAAGTTATCCTATCGGTAGGATACAAATACAACATTATTCAAGATCATTTTGGCAATCATTACAACGACCTTTCATTAGTATATGAAATCGAAAAAGAGCCTTTAGGAACTGGTGGTGCTATAAAAAAATCGATGGATCTGATCAATGGAACAAGTTCTTTTATTTTGAATGGAGACACTTTTTTTGATGTTGACCTTAAAGATCTTTTTAAGTTTCATTACTCCAACAAGTCATCCTTAACCATTGCGTTGAAGCAAATACAACCTGTTTATAGGTATGGAACGGTTGAAACTGATATGCAAGGACGCATTACAGCTTTCAATGAAAAAAAAGAAATCGAATCCGGCATGATTAACGGTGGAATTTATTTGATTGATACTGCAATTTTTGAACAAACCCAAACTCCTGCTCGATTTTCATTTGAAAAAGATTTCATGGAACGACATTATCGTCAATTGAACTGTTTCGGACTTCCATTTGATAATTATTTTATAGATATTGGCGTCCCTGAAGATTATACTATGGCCCAAAAAACATTATCTTAACTATTTTTATGCCTGTTTTTTCAGTACCCACATCAGCGTGGTATGAAGACCAGATCCAATCTTTCGAAATACCGGAAGGTTGTTTGGTAGAAATGCTTTCACCAACTGACGCACCGGCTTTGACCGATGCTGAGATTTTGGCCCAAATAGCGGCTTCACGCGATGTGCTTTTAAAAGCCTGTCACGCTGTTCAGAAAATTGTCTTTGTTGTGGACGACCTTGGTCGCCCTACTCCGGCTTATAAAGTTATACCCGGCATTCTCAAGATTATCCATTCAAGTGTTATTTCAAAAGGTGCAATCAGTTTTATCATTGCTACAGGGTCGCATCGCCCACTTACTACGCCTGAATTGAAAATGAAATTAGGACATGAAGCTGTTGAAAATTATAAGACAGGATCGCACGACGCTTTTAATTCCCCGACAGCTTTCCTAGGTCAGTTGGCGAATGGAATGCCTGCCTACGTCAATGCTGAAGTGGCTGACGCGGATTTGTTGATCGGAATCGGCAGCGTAATTCCTCATTCTTGCCACGGCTACGGGGGTGGTGCCAAACTTTTTTTACCCGGAGTCGCTGGCATTCAAAGCATTTCACATATGCATGGATTCCTCAAAAAAAGGGGGCGC
Protein-coding regions in this window:
- a CDS encoding D-sedoheptulose 7-phosphate isomerase, whose product is MESGMNSIQTLIQNSIDVKQKLLNSDRLLQMIQQVVDEIVSAYRQEKKVLFCGNGGSAADAQHLAAELSGRFYLDRRSLFAEALHVNTSYLTAVANDYSYDDIFSRLTEGFGRKGDVLIGISTSGNSKNVVKAIEAAKNIGMVTVGFTGEKGGKMKDLCHYLINVPSDDTPRIQESHILVGHIICELVEKNLFGKS
- a CDS encoding dehydrogenase gives rise to the protein CDLFKGIYNRVVKDYSKEKLSFTLSTYVDAPAGSGLGTSSTLVVAILGAFAEWLRLPLGEYDMAHLAFEIERKDLAMAGGKQDQYAATFGGFNFMEFYAADKVIVNPLRVKQEYINELELNLLLYYTGTSRLSHKIIESQRENVTTKKGKSIEAMHKLREQAIMMKEAILKGQIQKIGEILDFGWQYKKQMADEITNNVLDEIYESAIHSGATGGKISGAGGGGFMMFYCPNNSRYQVIESLKKFGGEFRRYQFTENGITTWRVG
- a CDS encoding nucleotidyltransferase family protein, producing MIREAIILAGGMGTRLQSVLPDLPKPMAPINGKPFLEYVLNYLIRQQIEKVILSVGYKYNIIQDHFGNHYNDLSLVYEIEKEPLGTGGAIKKSMDLINGTSSFILNGDTFFDVDLKDLFKFHYSNKSSLTIALKQIQPVYRYGTVETDMQGRITAFNEKKEIESGMINGGIYLIDTAIFEQTQTPARFSFEKDFMERHYRQLNCFGLPFDNYFIDIGVPEDYTMAQKTLS